tacaaaaaatcccTGTtcaaaatgcatacaaattaaaaCATTATAATTGTTAGACGGGTgaatattcccgcatattaacaacattaaaataataattgtaagacggaTATATATTCCCGCATATCAATCTGATCACATAAGCCTTATTAGTAAAAAACTaaacgatttctttggagaataACAAGCAGTTAATCAATAAATAGGAGAAGTGTTGAGGAAAAACTTTCACAATGAGAATAAACAGGAAGAAAATTCTTGAAGCCCAAGCAGATTTATCCGAAAAGGTGTTACACACGTTCAACACTATCTCAGGAAAGCcattaagaaaaacaaaaattgaagcaattCATGTGGGACTGTGTAAACGGACAATAGGACTAAAATAGAAATGCAACACTGGGTAGGGAACAGATGTGACAGTAGCGAACGGACTGGAATGACAACGAAACAGTAGGTACGAAGACGAATTAaggacagacaaacggacagaccACGCAAGACCACCGGCAACCACGGACCACTCCACATGCATGTGTGCATAAAAAggttacataaaataataaaactcgcgatttatattttaaataaatattacaattacaaaagaaacggcaatttttaaatcaatccTACAAGTGGTGTCAGAAAAGGTATTAAAGTGcgatttaaagtttttttacatACTAAGCGCGTTCATACAAGTGGTCCGTGGTGTGCGAAAATTGCGGTACCCAAGCCGCATAACGGACGAGTGGTAAAGCCTGGCTGGCGAAAGGAGCGCTAGCAACATGGCGCAGCGTCGGCGAAGACGTAGCAGCAGTAGCAGTAacagcaccagcagcagcagcagtagtaGCAGCAGTAGCAGTATCAGCACCAGCAGTAGTCGCAGTAGCAACAGCATCAGCGTCagtaacagcagcagcagcagtagcagtAACAGCAGCATCAGCATCAGTAACAACAGCATCCGCAGTAGCATCAGCATCagtaacagcagcagcagcagcagtaacgGCGGGTATATACAGTGTGTACGGTAAAGTACAGTTCATCGTTGGAGGTGGCGTTACATTTCATTGGAGAAGCAGCTAAGtcttttgatatacatacaattgtacagtttttgaaaaataagttatttaatatttttgtgaaaccttatggcgaatatcgcaacaaacttttattgatgaaaatacgtttttaaaaattcttatgtgagatatacttataaatatataagaaagttAAATGCGGATATGCggatattgtaataaaattcgagttatagaaaatattttacttcggAAACTGTATGCAAAAGATTAAAAggaatattgtaataaaattcgtTTAACAAACAAGTAATTAAACAAGTTATTATACGAGAAGACTCGTTACAGCCAGTCACAACCCGTGAATGGGAACCAGGAGAAGGCATCGTCGTCAAACAAGGATTTCCAGAAAGCAGTTCCATTTAGCAGGAAATGTTTTGGCTGCGGGGATTCATCACATCTCGCTAGAAGCTGTCCACGCAATAAGACATCGTGTTACAATTGCGGTAAAGAGGGTCATCGTGCAGCTAACCGTAAGGCAGAAAGGAAAACTCCTAAATCGGAACAAAGCAGTGTCAATAATATGACGGATGAAGGAGAAATCGTAAAATCGGAGAAGCGGAGTGGATTGATTTTTAAGGATGTAAGTTTCAACGGAAAATCTCCGTCGGCATTAATCGACACAGGTAGCGACTTATGCATTATACGTTACGATATGTTAAACACACTTAGTCCGGATGTTGACTTAAGTAGTGAACAGCGCCAGTTGATGGGTATCGGTATCAGCAAACTTACAACAATGGGTTGCTTTACCACATCCATCGAGATAGACAACATAAAGTTGGAAGTAAAATTTCACGTAGTGAGAAAGCGAGACATCAAATATGCGCCTGTGATTGATAACGACGTTCTGAGGCAAGTCGATTTATTCGTTACGGAAGATGGCGCCGAGTTCAGGCAGAGGAAGAAGGTGGAGGAAAAGCCACAGAGCAAGGAGTAAGTGAATACTGGAGCAGTAAGGAAAGATTGCAGTGTTGGGTCAGCGAAGCCTAAGAAGTTTGATGTAAAATTAAACGTGGGCATAAGGGTGCATAAAGATGAGGAGCAGTATATGGAAGTCGTTAAGAAGTGTCGCAGGAAAATCCGTGATAGAAGGGCTTTGTAGGTAGCAAACAATGAGAGCGAGGGCGCTGTTGTAGCTAAGGAGCCAAGAGAGTTCAGGATTTCAGAAGCGAGTTCGAAGTTGGTTCATGAGACCGCGGAGATGGGCACTTATGCTACGAACAACCCAATTGATGAAGGTGATAACAGGATTACTAAACTGAGCGAAGAGTTTGGAACCCTGTGTATTGTCACAGGAATGGAGAAGGTACCTGTGGACGAAGTCGATCTTTCACACCTCAACAAAGAGCAAGCAACTATAGTAAGAAGAATGGTAGCGAATTATAAACCTACAAACAATTCGAATTCGCCAGTAGAGATGAAGATCTTACTTTCAGATGACACCCCAGTATATGAAAATCCCAGACGAATGTCATACACCGATAGACAGGAAGTGGATGAACAAGTTAAGGAATGGTTGAAGGATGGGATCATCAAACCCAGTAATTGAAATTATGTGTCACCAGTGGTGTTAG
Above is a window of Bactrocera neohumeralis isolate Rockhampton unplaced genomic scaffold, APGP_CSIRO_Bneo_wtdbg2-racon-allhic-juicebox.fasta_v2 ctg3442, whole genome shotgun sequence DNA encoding:
- the LOC126766991 gene encoding putative uncharacterized protein DDB_G0277255, which codes for MAQRRRRRSSSSSNSTSSSSSSSSSSSISTSSSRSSNSISVSNSSSSSSSNSSISISNNSIRSSISISNSSSSSSNGGQSQPVNGNQEKASSSNKDFQKAVPFSRKCFGCGDSSHLARSCPRNKTSCYNCGKEGHRAANRKAERKTPKSEQSSVNNMTDEGEIVKSEKRSGLIFKDVSFNGKSPSALIDTGSDLCIIRYDMLNTLSPDVDLSSEQRQLMGIGISKLTTMGCFTTSIEIDNIKLEVKFHVVRKRDIKYAPVIDNDVLRQVDLFVTEDGAEFRQRKKVEEKPQSKE